From the genome of Croceibacterium atlanticum:
GCGCATGCGCTACATGGCGCGGCAGCTTGAACGCGCGGGGCACAAGGTCAAGCGCTGGGGGCTGGGCTTCAATCTCGGCCCGACGCAGCAAAATTTCGATAAGCTGGCCCGCCGGGTAGAGCAGGTCAGCGCCCGATATGGGCAGAATGTGGTGCTCGTGGGCTGGAGCCTGGGCGGCATTTTCGCGCGCGAGATTGCCAAACGGCATCCCGAACATGTCGCGAAGGTGATTTCCATGGGCTCGCCCTTTTCGGGCACGCCCTATGCCAACAACGCCTGGCGCATCTATCAGCTGGTTACCGGCCATTCGGTGGAACAGCCACCTGTCGAGGCGGAGCTGGCGGTCAAACCGCCGGTCGAAACGATTGCCCTGTGGAGCCCGCGCGACGGCGTGATCTCTCCGCGCAGCGCCTGCGGCCATCCGGGGGAACGCGATCGGGCCATTGCGATACGTTGCACCCATCTGGGATTTTCCAATTCTCACGAGGCGATAGGCACCATCTTGCGCGAGCTGGAGGAATTCTGAAAAATCCTTACGCAGTCGCTCTTGGCTACTGGCGTCAAGCGTGCCATGTTGCACTGCATCAAAGGATAGTATGAACGCACCAGGCCCCGCCCAGTTCGATGAAATGCATGAAGCCGATGGCTCGGTTCGCGACGCATATCGCGAATATGAGAAGTGGCTGAACGAACAGGATTCGGCCGGTATGCGCCGCAAGGGGTTTGAAGCGGAAAGCTTCTTCCGCCGCACCGGCATCACCTTCAATGTCTACGGGGACAATGACGCCGAAGAACGGCTGATCCCCTTCGATATGGTTCCCCGCATCATTACGGGGCGCGAATGGCGGCACCTTTCCCGCGGAATCGAACAGCGGGTGAGGGCGCTCAACGCCTTCATGCACGATCTATATCACCGGCAGGAAATCATCCGCTCCGGCCGGCTGCCCGAACGGTTGTTCCGCCACAATAACGCCTGGCTGCCGCAGATGGTGGGCTTCACACCGCCCGGCGGAGTCTACACCCATATCGTCGGGATCGATCTGGTCCGCACCGGGGCGGACGAATTCATGGTGCTGGAAGACAATGCCCGCACACCATCGGGCGTCAGCTATATGCTCGAAAACCGCGAAACCATGATGGCGATGTTCCCCGAACTGTTCAGCCGTATCAAGGTGCAGCAGGTTTCGGACTATCCGCGCCGCCTGGGCAAGAGCCTGGCCGCCTGCGCACCGCCGCGTGCCTCCAGCAATCCGCGCGTCGCCGTGCTGACCCCGGGCATCTACAATTCCGCCTATTTCGAACACGCTTTCCTGGCGGACCAGATGGGCGCCGAACTGGTAGAAGGCAGCGATCTGCGGGTGGTGGATGGCCGTGTGCAGATGCGCACGACTTGCGGCTTCGAACCGATCGACGTGCTCTATCGCCGCGTGGATGATGAATTCCTCGATCCGCTGACCTTCAATCCCGACAGCGTTCTGGGCGTGCCGGGGATCATGGATGTCTATCGCGATGGCGGGATCACCATCGCCAATGCGCCGGGCACGGGCGTGGCGGACGACAAGGCGATCTATTCCTTCATGCCGGAAATCGTGGAATTCTATACCGGTGAACAGCCGCTGCTGCCCAATGTGCAGACCTGGCGCTGTGCCGATCCGGACAGTCTGAAATATGTGCTGGAAAACCTGCCCGAACTGGTGGTGAAGGAAGTCCACGGTTCCGGCGGTTACGGGATGTTGATCGGCCCGACCTCTTCGAAGAAGGAACTGGCCCAATTCCGCAAGAAGCTGGAGGCAGCGCCGGAAAACTACATCGCGCAGCCCACGCTTTCGCTGTCCACCTGCCCGATCTTCACCCGCAAGGGGCTGGCGCCGCGCCATGTCGATCTGCGGCCCTTCGTGCTCGTTTCGCCAGAAGGGGTGGACATCACGCCCGGCGGCCTGACGCGCGTCGCGCTGAAGAAGGGATCGCTGGTCGTCAATTCCAGCCAGGGCGGCGGCACGAAAGACAGCTGGGTTCTGGACGACTGATGGGGGAGCGCATTCCTTGCTAGGCCGCACCGCCAACGGCATCTTCTGGATGTACCGCTATCTGGAGCGGGCCGAGAACACGGCCAGGCTGCTGGCCGCGGGCCACCGCATGACGCTGACCCGCGGCGGCGATGCCGCCAACCAGGAATGGCGGTCCATCCTGACCACTCTGGGCCTGTTGCAGGCCTATAACGAACATTACGAAGATTATACCGGCGCGCATGTCTGCGATTTCGTGCTGCGGGCCAGGGTCAATCCCGAAAGCGTGCTGTCCATGTTCGAACGGGCACGGATGAATGCCCGCTCCTGCCGTTCGGCCATCACTGCCGAAGTGTGGGAAGCGGTCAATGAAGGCTGGATGAGCCTGAGCGATCTGCTGGCGCGGCAGGTGCGGGAAAGCAATCTGGGCATGGCGCTGGGCGCGATCCGGCGCGAATCCACACTGGCGCGCGGTGCGACCTATGGTTCCATGCTGCGCAACGAGACTTATGCCTTCGCCCGTCTGGGCACATTTCTGGAACGGGCTGACAACACGGCGCGCATTCTCGATATCAAATATTACCTGCTGCTCCCTTCGCTCTCCTATGTCGGGACCGCACTGGATAGCGGGCAATGGGACAATGTGCTGCGTTCGCTTTCGGGGGAGCGCGCCTATCGCTGGCTCAATGCCGGACGGATGGATGCGCGGTCCATCGCCGATTTCCTGATCCTGGACGATCGCTTCCCCCGCAGCCTTTCCTTCTGCCTGACTGAAATGCGGGAAAATCTGGCCAAGCTGGAACGGATGCATGGCGGGGACGGGCCCGCGCATGAAGCGATCCGCGCGGTGGATACCAAGCTGCTGGGCAAGACGGTGGAGGATATTTTCGATCGGGGCCTGCACGAATTCCTGGTGGATTTCATCTCCGCAAACCAGACCGTGGCCAGTTCCATTGCCGAACAATATCGCTTCATAGCCTGAGGACAGGAAAGCCCATGCGCCTCGCCATCAGTCACACTACCCGCTACCGTTTCACAGAGCCGGTTGCCCACGGGCTGCAGCGGCTGCGCCTGACGCCCAAGGCCACGCAGGGGCAGCAGATCCTGGACTGGTCGATGGAATATTCGGGCGCCCGGGAAGAAATTTCCTATGACGATCAGAACTTCAATCATGTGACGCTTGTTTCCGTGCGCGAAGGGGCATCGGAAGTGGTCATCAACTGCCGTGGCACCGTCGACACGGAAGACAAGGCCGGGGTGATCGGCCATCACGCGGGTCATCTGCCGCTTTGGGGTTTTCTGGGCCATACGCCGCTGACCAGGCCGGGCAGCCGCGTGCGGCAATTATTGTCCTCTGTCGAACGTAGCGAAGAAGGCATGGTGCCTACCTTGCACAATCTGTCCGCCGCGATCCGTGAACGCGTGGCCTATGAAACCGGCAAGACCCATGTGCATACCACGGCGGAAGACGCGCTGGCCGATGGTTTTGGCGTGTGCCAGGACCACGCCCATATCTTCATCGCGGCAGCAAGGGCCCTGGAAATTCCCGCCCGCTATGTCAGCGGCTATCTGATGATGGATGATCGGGTTGACCAGGAAGCGACCCATGCATGGGCGGAAGCCTATGTCCAGGGGCTGGGCTGGGTCGGATTCGATATTTCCAACGGAATAAGTCCGGATCCGCGCTATGTCCGTGTGGCGACCGGGCGCGATTATCGCGATGCGGCACCTGTCACAGGCATCAGTTTCGGCGCAGTGACGGAAGATCTCCACGTCCACCTTGCCGTGCAGCAGCAAACGGTGGAACAATAGCAGGCCGTTTCAGGCTGCATGTCTTTTCAGGATTTAACATGACGTATTGCGTAGGGCTGATGCTCGACAAGGGGCTCGTTCTCATGAGCGACACCCGCACCAATTCCGGCGTCGACAATATCTCCGTATTTCGCAAGATGTTCCACTGGTCGGTACCGGGGGAACGGATCATTTCCGTGATGACCGCGGGCAATCTGGCCACGACCCAGGCGGTGATCAGCCGGCTGGAAGAACGCAGCAAGACACCGGATGAGCGGCAGAATTCTTTGCTGGAACTGCCCACCATGTTCCAGGTGGCGGTGGAAACCGGCAAGTTGCTGCGCGATACGGTGAAAGAAACCCAGTCGGGCAATGGCCAGTCAGGCGGGGGCCGTTTCGCCGCTTCCATGATCGTGGCCGGCCAGATCAAGGGGATGGAGCCGCGCCTGTTCCTGATCTACCCCGAAGGCAATTTCATCGAAGCGAGTTTCGACACGCCCTTCTTCCAGATCGGCGAGACGAAATATGGCCGCCCGATCCTGGTTCGCGCCTATGATCGGGCGATGAGTTTCGAAGACGCGGTGAAGCTCCTGATGGTCAGCTTCGATTCCACGCTCAAGGCCAATCTGTCGGTCGGTCTTCCGCTCGATCTGCTGGTAATCGAACGTGACAAGCTCGAAATCGTGCATGAACGGCGCGTCGAACAGGGCGATCCCTATTTCGAATCCATCTCCTCCAGCTGGAGCGATGCGTTGAAGACGGCGTTCAATTCCTTGCCGGATTACAACATGCGACAGGATGCGGAATAGGTGGTTTTACCTAAGTATCTGATTTTAGCTATTTCGTTTCCGCAGAATTACGCATGTTTTGCTCCGTATCGGAGCTAAAATTCCTTATGCAGCTCACCCTATTGCTGTCCGCGGGGAGCGGGCAGCGCCATATCTGGTCCATTGTCGCCACGCTTCCGCATGCGCGTTTTTCGCGGCTGATGCACTCAGGTGGACATGGAACGGACAATTTTACACATCGTAGGCGGCCAGAGCCGCTCTCGCGCCGAACAGGCCCGCATCGCCTTTGCCCTCGGGCATCATGCGGAAATCTATGGGGATCTGGATGAATTGCTGCTCAAGCCGCCCCGCTCGGGGTTGGTTATGGCAGCCGATTCCATCGAGGCGGGGGGCGGCGCCGGCATCATCCGGATTTTGCGCGACCATGGCGTTGGCCTGCCCGTTGTCATCACGGCCAACGAACCGCATGCGTCGGATATAGTCTCCGCGATCAAGGCAGGGGCGCTGGATTATCTCGGACTGCCCCTGGAAATGGGCGATTTCGCTCGCCGGCTGTCTCGTATCCAGGCAGAGGCCGAACAGCTTGCCGAAACCTATCGTTTTGAAATCGAGGCGCGCCAATTGCTGAGCAAGTTGAGCGGCCGCCAGCTGGAAGTGCTCCGCCTGCTGAGCGAAGGCTGTTCCAACAAGGAAATTGCCCGGGTCCTGGGCATCAGCCCGCGAACCGTCGAAATTCACCGCGCCAACATGATGGCAAAGCTGAGAGCCAACCATGCGGCGGATGCGGTGCGGCTTTGGCTGGCCGCCCTGCCGTCCCCCGTCAGCAGCGAACAGGACACGCTCGAGCTTGCGGGCAGGCAGCGGGAAGGGGAGGCCAGCCTGACCATCATGCCCGACAACAATCCCTATGCCGCGCCGGCCAGGTCAGTCAGCGGCAATAGCTCTTACCATCGATGACGCCTTCGATATGAAGATGGTCTTCATGCGCGCGGTTATATTCGGGGCCCAGCACTGTGTCGAAACGCTTGCAGGCGCTTTGCTGGATCGTGCGCAGGAAGCGGCGTTCGTCCGATGTGCCGCCGTGCCAGTCATTCTTCACCGTGATACGGCGGCCATCCATCAGGACGAAGGCGGCAACGTCGATCGCGGCGGCTGTTGAATGGGCCGAGCGGCGGCCCGTTCCGGCCACGTTGCGGCAATTATAACTGCCGAAAGTCTCGATACTGCGGAGGGGGGAGCCGAGTATCTGCCGCGCCGCGCGGTCCACGCCGTAACGGGTCCAGCCGGCAAAGGCTTCGGTCACGCCGCAGGTCACGGGGCCGAGATTCGATATGGCCACGTCCGAAAGATCCGATCGCAAGGCATAGAGTTGCACCGTGTCCAGATTGGTGCATCCCTGATCGAGATAGCGATCGGGCAGCGGAGTATATTCCGCGCCCAGCTGTGCCAGCCCGGAAAGGCATTGGCGTGTCGCCGGGCTGACCGCCACGGGCGCAGGCTGGCTGCGCGTCCTGCGCGCCTGTGGATCGCCGCCTTGTGTGCTGGGCAGCATCGAACATCCCGAAAGGGCGAGGGCGGACAGGATCAGGGCGATCTTGCGGGTCATGACGTCAATTTTCCCAGCCCGTGCTTAACAGATTCCTAATGACGGCGGCAGATTGGGATTGTCTGCGGATTAAACGCTATCCGGGTTGACACAGTCAGCAATAAGCCTAGTGGCGGCTCCGGGCCACGCGGTCCCAACGCCGCGCGAGCTCTCTGCAAGGAGAGTCTTAAATGACTGATAATAGCGTACCTTCGCGCAAGCCTGCGCGTCCTTTTTTCTCTTCCGGTCCCTGCGCGAAGCCGCCGGGCTGGTCCCCTGAAAAACTCCAAATCGATTCGCTCGGTCGCTCGCACCGCTCGAAACTCGGCAAGGCGCGGCTCGCGCTTTGTATCGATCTGATTCGCGAAGTGCTCGAAGTGCCCGAAACGCACCTCGTCGGCATCGTGCCCGGTTCCGATACCGGCGCGGTGGAAATGGCGATGTGGACCATGCTGGGCGGTCGCCCGGTCACGACGCTTGCCTGGGAAAGCTTTGGTGAAGGTTGGGTCACCGATGCCGTCAAGCAGCTCAAGATCGAACCGACCGTGCTGCGTGCCGATTACGGCCAGCTGCCCGACCTGAAGCAGGTCGACTGGTCGAACGATGTCATCTTCACCTGGAACGGCACCACCTCCGGCGTGTGCGTCCCCAATGGTGACTGGATTTCCGCCGACCGTGATGGCCTGGCCATTGCAGATGCCACCAGCGCTGTGTTTGCGCAGGACATCGCCTGGGACAAGGTCGATGTGCTGACCTTCTCCTGGCAGAAAGTGCTGGGCGGTGAAGGCGCGCATGGCGTGCTGATCCTTGGCCCCCGCGCGGTGGAGCGGCTGGAAAACTTTACTCCGTCCTGGCCGCTGCCCAAGGTTTTCCGCCTGGCGAAGGGTGGCAAGCTGATCGATGGCATCTTCACGGGCGCCACGATCAACACCCCTTCCATGCTGGCGGTCGAAGATGCGATCTTCGCGCTGGAATGGGCCAAGTCGATTGGCGGCCTGGCCGGCATGAAAGCCCGCGCCAACGCCAATGCGCAGGCGCTGGACAAGATCGTTCAGGAACGCAGCTGGCTTGGCCATCTGGCGCAGGATCCGGCCAGCCGGTCCAACACCAGTGTCTGCCTGACGGTGGAAGGCGCCGATACGGATTTCATCAAGAAATTCGCGAAGCTGCTGGAAGAGCAGGATGCCGCCTATGACATCGCCGGTTACCGCGATGCCCCGGCCGGCCTGCGCATCTGGTGCGGCGCCACGGTCGATACGGCCGATATCGAAGCGCTCGGCCCCTGGCTTGACTGGGCCTATGCCCAGCTGACCGCCAACTCCTAAGCCTATTCCCGTCCTCTCCGCGAAAGCGGGGATCCGGCCTGCATCTCTGATTGCCGCCCGGATTCCCGCCGCCGCAGGAGCGACGATCTTCAGGGAAGTTTCAAATGACCAAGCCCAAAGTCCTTATTTCCGACAAGATGGACCCTAATGCCGCTCGTATTTTTGAAGAGCGCGGCTGCGAAGTCGATGTAATCACCGGCAAGACGCCGGAGGAACTGAAGGAAATCATCGGCCAGTATGATGGCCTTGCGATCCGTTCCTCGACCAGGGTGACGCAGGAAATCCTCGATGCCGCGACCAATCTGAAAGTGATCGGCCGCGCGGGCATCGGGGTCGACAATGTCGATATTCCCTATGCCTCTGCAAAGGGCGTGGTGGTGATGAACACGCCGTTCGGCAATTCGATCACCACGGCCGAACATGCGATCGCCATGATCATGTCCCTGGCGCGCCAGATCCCCGAAGCGAACGAACTGACCCAGAAGGGCGAATGGCCCAAGAGCAAGTTCATGGGCGTGGAAGTGACCGGCAAGACGCTGGGCCTGATCGGCGCCGGCAATATCGGCGCCATCGTTGCATCGCGCGCGCTTGGCCTGCGGATGAAAGTCATCGCCTATGACCCGTTCCTCACCCCGGAACGTGCCGTGGAAATGGGCGTGGAAAAGGTCGATCTGGAAACGCTGGTGACGCGTGCGGATTTCATCACGCTGCACACGCCGCTGACTGACGAGACGCGCAACATCCTCAGCCGCGAACGGCTGGAAAAGTGCAAGAAGGGCGTGCGGATCGTGAACTGCGCCCGCGGCGGCCTGATCGACGAACTGGCGCTGAAGGACCTGCTCGACAGCGGCCATGTGGCCGGTGCTGCGCTGGACGTGTTTGCCGAAGAACCGGCCAAGGAAAACCCGCTGTTCGGCACGCCGAATTTCATCTGTACCCCGCATCTGGGCGCATCCACCACCGAAGCGCAGGTCAATGTCGCGCTGCAGGTGGCCGAACAGATGAGCGATTTCCTCGTCAATGGCGGCGTCACCAATGCGCTGAACATGCCCAGCCTCAGCGCGGAAGAAGCGCCGAAGCTCAAGCCCTACATGGCGCTGGCGGAAAAGATCGGTTCGCTGGTCGGCCAGCTTGCCCATGGCGATCTGCCGAAGATCAGCATCGAGACGGAAGGCGCCGCTGCCCAGCTGAACCAGAAGCCGATAGTCGGCGCGGTTCTGGCCGGCTTGATGAAGCGTTTCTCCTCCAGCGTTAACATGGTCAACGCACCCTTCCTGGCGAAGGAACGCGGGATCGAAGTGCGCGAAGTGCGCAACGAGAACCAGGGCACTTACCAGACCCTGGTGCGCGTGACCGTGGCAACCAGTGCGGGCGACCGGTCCGTTGCCGGCACGCTGTTCGCCAATCGCGAACCGCGCCTGGTCGAAATCTTCGGCATCGGCATCGAAGCAGATCTGGACGGTCGTATGCTCTATATCGTCAATGACGACGTGCCGGGCTTTATCGGTCGCATCGGTTCGCTGCTGGGCGAAGCCGGCATCAATATCGGCACGTTCCACCTTGGCCGCCGTGAAACCGGTGGCGAGGCCGTGCTGCTGTTGAGTGTCGACCAGCCGATCCCGGCGGATGTTATTGCCCGCGCGCAGGAGCTCGAGGGCGTGAAAATGGTGAAGGCGCTGACCTTCTGATCTCTGATGCCGTTCGCTCTTCGCAATCGGGGAGCGAACGGCTAGGGGCTGCTCCATGATCGATCCCACTGCCGACTTATTGCCCGAGGGGCTGGAAGACCGTTTGCCCCGCAGCGCAGCCGCGGCAACGCGGATTGAGCGTGCCATGCTCGCCGCCATGGATGCGCATGGTTATGACCGGGTGCGCCCCCCGCTGATCGAATTTGAAAAGTCGATGGCAAGCCGTACCGATGGTTTGCGCACGCGGAACATGTTCCGTTTCGTCGATCCGCGCAGCCTGCGGATGCTGGCATTGCGATCGGATATGACGGCGCAGGTCGGGCGAATAGCCGCAACCGGGCTTGGCGCCGCGCCGC
Proteins encoded in this window:
- a CDS encoding extensin family protein codes for the protein MTRKIALILSALALSGCSMLPSTQGGDPQARRTRSQPAPVAVSPATRQCLSGLAQLGAEYTPLPDRYLDQGCTNLDTVQLYALRSDLSDVAISNLGPVTCGVTEAFAGWTRYGVDRAARQILGSPLRSIETFGSYNCRNVAGTGRRSAHSTAAAIDVAAFVLMDGRRITVKNDWHGGTSDERRFLRTIQQSACKRFDTVLGPEYNRAHEDHLHIEGVIDGKSYCR
- a CDS encoding alpha-E domain-containing protein, whose amino-acid sequence is MLGRTANGIFWMYRYLERAENTARLLAAGHRMTLTRGGDAANQEWRSILTTLGLLQAYNEHYEDYTGAHVCDFVLRARVNPESVLSMFERARMNARSCRSAITAEVWEAVNEGWMSLSDLLARQVRESNLGMALGAIRRESTLARGATYGSMLRNETYAFARLGTFLERADNTARILDIKYYLLLPSLSYVGTALDSGQWDNVLRSLSGERAYRWLNAGRMDARSIADFLILDDRFPRSLSFCLTEMRENLAKLERMHGGDGPAHEAIRAVDTKLLGKTVEDIFDRGLHEFLVDFISANQTVASSIAEQYRFIA
- a CDS encoding phosphoserine transaminase, encoding MTDNSVPSRKPARPFFSSGPCAKPPGWSPEKLQIDSLGRSHRSKLGKARLALCIDLIREVLEVPETHLVGIVPGSDTGAVEMAMWTMLGGRPVTTLAWESFGEGWVTDAVKQLKIEPTVLRADYGQLPDLKQVDWSNDVIFTWNGTTSGVCVPNGDWISADRDGLAIADATSAVFAQDIAWDKVDVLTFSWQKVLGGEGAHGVLILGPRAVERLENFTPSWPLPKVFRLAKGGKLIDGIFTGATINTPSMLAVEDAIFALEWAKSIGGLAGMKARANANAQALDKIVQERSWLGHLAQDPASRSNTSVCLTVEGADTDFIKKFAKLLEEQDAAYDIAGYRDAPAGLRIWCGATVDTADIEALGPWLDWAYAQLTANS
- a CDS encoding circularly permuted type 2 ATP-grasp protein, translated to MNAPGPAQFDEMHEADGSVRDAYREYEKWLNEQDSAGMRRKGFEAESFFRRTGITFNVYGDNDAEERLIPFDMVPRIITGREWRHLSRGIEQRVRALNAFMHDLYHRQEIIRSGRLPERLFRHNNAWLPQMVGFTPPGGVYTHIVGIDLVRTGADEFMVLEDNARTPSGVSYMLENRETMMAMFPELFSRIKVQQVSDYPRRLGKSLAACAPPRASSNPRVAVLTPGIYNSAYFEHAFLADQMGAELVEGSDLRVVDGRVQMRTTCGFEPIDVLYRRVDDEFLDPLTFNPDSVLGVPGIMDVYRDGGITIANAPGTGVADDKAIYSFMPEIVEFYTGEQPLLPNVQTWRCADPDSLKYVLENLPELVVKEVHGSGGYGMLIGPTSSKKELAQFRKKLEAAPENYIAQPTLSLSTCPIFTRKGLAPRHVDLRPFVLVSPEGVDITPGGLTRVALKKGSLVVNSSQGGGTKDSWVLDD
- a CDS encoding esterase/lipase family protein, whose translation is MRAMSSNRAIAGASRWDAGFARRLRLLRGKAPAGERGPDAKLLWGELATFAEPLLRPFREPMDVAVAEHPRVVMLLPGFGTHPMRMRYMARQLERAGHKVKRWGLGFNLGPTQQNFDKLARRVEQVSARYGQNVVLVGWSLGGIFAREIAKRHPEHVAKVISMGSPFSGTPYANNAWRIYQLVTGHSVEQPPVEAELAVKPPVETIALWSPRDGVISPRSACGHPGERDRAIAIRCTHLGFSNSHEAIGTILRELEEF
- the serA gene encoding phosphoglycerate dehydrogenase codes for the protein MTKPKVLISDKMDPNAARIFEERGCEVDVITGKTPEELKEIIGQYDGLAIRSSTRVTQEILDAATNLKVIGRAGIGVDNVDIPYASAKGVVVMNTPFGNSITTAEHAIAMIMSLARQIPEANELTQKGEWPKSKFMGVEVTGKTLGLIGAGNIGAIVASRALGLRMKVIAYDPFLTPERAVEMGVEKVDLETLVTRADFITLHTPLTDETRNILSRERLEKCKKGVRIVNCARGGLIDELALKDLLDSGHVAGAALDVFAEEPAKENPLFGTPNFICTPHLGASTTEAQVNVALQVAEQMSDFLVNGGVTNALNMPSLSAEEAPKLKPYMALAEKIGSLVGQLAHGDLPKISIETEGAAAQLNQKPIVGAVLAGLMKRFSSSVNMVNAPFLAKERGIEVREVRNENQGTYQTLVRVTVATSAGDRSVAGTLFANREPRLVEIFGIGIEADLDGRMLYIVNDDVPGFIGRIGSLLGEAGINIGTFHLGRRETGGEAVLLLSVDQPIPADVIARAQELEGVKMVKALTF
- a CDS encoding proteasome-type protease, with the protein product MTYCVGLMLDKGLVLMSDTRTNSGVDNISVFRKMFHWSVPGERIISVMTAGNLATTQAVISRLEERSKTPDERQNSLLELPTMFQVAVETGKLLRDTVKETQSGNGQSGGGRFAASMIVAGQIKGMEPRLFLIYPEGNFIEASFDTPFFQIGETKYGRPILVRAYDRAMSFEDAVKLLMVSFDSTLKANLSVGLPLDLLVIERDKLEIVHERRVEQGDPYFESISSSWSDALKTAFNSLPDYNMRQDAE
- a CDS encoding response regulator transcription factor, translating into MERTILHIVGGQSRSRAEQARIAFALGHHAEIYGDLDELLLKPPRSGLVMAADSIEAGGGAGIIRILRDHGVGLPVVITANEPHASDIVSAIKAGALDYLGLPLEMGDFARRLSRIQAEAEQLAETYRFEIEARQLLSKLSGRQLEVLRLLSEGCSNKEIARVLGISPRTVEIHRANMMAKLRANHAADAVRLWLAALPSPVSSEQDTLELAGRQREGEASLTIMPDNNPYAAPARSVSGNSSYHR
- a CDS encoding transglutaminase family protein, whose protein sequence is MRLAISHTTRYRFTEPVAHGLQRLRLTPKATQGQQILDWSMEYSGAREEISYDDQNFNHVTLVSVREGASEVVINCRGTVDTEDKAGVIGHHAGHLPLWGFLGHTPLTRPGSRVRQLLSSVERSEEGMVPTLHNLSAAIRERVAYETGKTHVHTTAEDALADGFGVCQDHAHIFIAAARALEIPARYVSGYLMMDDRVDQEATHAWAEAYVQGLGWVGFDISNGISPDPRYVRVATGRDYRDAAPVTGISFGAVTEDLHVHLAVQQQTVEQ